In Flavobacterium sp. N3904, one DNA window encodes the following:
- a CDS encoding KUP/HAK/KT family potassium transporter translates to MNKSTVQKVTAASLLVALGIIYGDIGTSPLYVMKAIIGQREISKLLVYGGISCIFWTLTFQTTFKYVLLTLSADNHGEGGVFSLYALVKRFGKGKLIIPTILGATTLLADGIITPPISVTSAVEGLGDVVPNIPILPIVIVILSGLFFFQRFGTQKVGFFFGPAMVVWFSMLFVLGFVQILEHPAILTALNPMYAYELLVEYPHGFWLLGAVFLCTTGAEALYSDLGHCGKRNIRATWVFVKIALVVNYLGQASWLMNQNHPFLEGKNPFYTIMPHWFLFAGVIISTFAAIIASQALISGSFTLINEAVSLNFWPRVTMKNPTNLKGQIYIPSVNTILWVGCILMVLYFRTSANMEAAYGFSITIAMLMTTVLLNYYLIYIKKMNRILIGVIITIFTAIEIAFFVANIVKIKERWMFLFFELFIFMTMYVWFFSRKINNKFVKFTNLTEHTARLEELSNDVSIPKYSTHLIYLSKADRNYEIEEKILNSIFSKKPKRADVYWFFHINRTNSPFDLNYEVIELLDDKVIKIVLNIGFRIQPKVELYFKRIVQNLVDNKELNLHIRADGSTKYNPEPDFKFVIIEKFLSVENEFAVRDGLLLNSYYILKNMSLSDTRAFGLDKSDVVIEEIPIVYQPISNLELERKEVV, encoded by the coding sequence ATGAATAAATCAACGGTTCAAAAAGTAACAGCTGCATCTCTTTTGGTTGCACTAGGAATTATTTACGGCGATATAGGAACCAGTCCGTTATATGTTATGAAAGCCATCATAGGGCAAAGAGAAATATCAAAATTACTTGTTTATGGAGGGATTTCGTGTATCTTTTGGACACTTACTTTTCAAACGACTTTCAAATATGTATTGCTGACTCTTTCTGCCGATAATCACGGAGAAGGAGGTGTTTTCTCTCTTTATGCATTGGTAAAACGATTTGGAAAAGGAAAACTAATAATTCCAACTATTTTGGGAGCTACCACACTTTTGGCCGACGGAATTATTACACCACCAATTTCTGTAACTTCGGCTGTTGAGGGTTTGGGAGATGTCGTTCCTAATATACCAATTCTACCAATTGTTATTGTAATTTTATCGGGACTTTTCTTTTTTCAGCGTTTTGGTACACAAAAAGTGGGATTCTTTTTTGGTCCTGCCATGGTGGTTTGGTTCTCTATGCTTTTTGTTTTAGGATTTGTTCAAATTTTGGAACATCCAGCAATATTAACTGCTTTAAATCCTATGTATGCTTATGAATTATTGGTTGAATATCCACATGGATTTTGGTTATTGGGAGCAGTTTTTCTTTGTACCACTGGAGCCGAAGCTTTATATTCAGACTTGGGACATTGTGGAAAAAGAAACATTAGAGCCACTTGGGTTTTTGTAAAAATAGCATTGGTTGTTAATTATTTAGGACAAGCTTCTTGGTTAATGAATCAAAATCATCCTTTTCTTGAAGGTAAGAATCCTTTTTATACTATTATGCCGCATTGGTTTTTATTTGCAGGGGTAATTATCTCGACTTTTGCTGCTATTATTGCTTCACAAGCCTTGATAAGTGGTTCATTTACTTTAATAAACGAAGCAGTATCCCTTAATTTTTGGCCTCGTGTGACTATGAAAAACCCAACCAATTTGAAAGGGCAAATTTATATTCCATCAGTGAATACAATTTTATGGGTTGGCTGTATTTTGATGGTTTTGTATTTTAGAACTTCTGCCAATATGGAAGCGGCTTATGGATTTTCGATAACCATCGCAATGCTTATGACGACAGTACTTTTGAATTATTATTTGATTTATATCAAAAAGATGAATAGAATTCTTATAGGTGTAATCATAACTATTTTTACAGCTATTGAAATTGCTTTTTTTGTTGCCAATATTGTAAAAATCAAAGAACGTTGGATGTTTTTGTTCTTCGAGCTATTTATATTTATGACCATGTATGTTTGGTTCTTTTCTCGAAAAATCAATAATAAGTTTGTAAAATTTACCAATTTGACGGAGCATACTGCGAGATTGGAGGAATTAAGTAATGATGTTTCCATTCCGAAGTATTCTACACATTTAATTTATTTGTCAAAAGCAGACAGGAATTATGAAATTGAAGAGAAAATATTGAATTCTATTTTTTCTAAAAAACCTAAAAGGGCTGATGTATATTGGTTTTTTCATATCAATAGAACCAATTCTCCCTTTGATTTAAATTATGAAGTTATTGAATTGTTGGATGATAAAGTGATCAAAATTGTATTAAATATTGGTTTCAGAATTCAACCAAAAGTGGAATTGTATTTCAAAAGAATTGTTCAAAATCTTGTTGATAATAAAGAACTGAATTTACATATTCGCGCTGATGGTTCTACAAAATACAACCCTGAACCTGACTTTAAATTTGTAATTATTGAAAAATTCTTATCGGTTGAAAATGAGTTTGCCGTAAGAGATGGACTTTTATTGAATTCATATTATATATTAAAAAACATGTCACTGTCTGATACTAGAGCATTTGGATTGGATAAAAGTGATGTTGTAATTGAGGAAATTCCTATAGTGTATCAACCTATTTCGAATTTAGAATTGGAGAGAAAAGAGGTCGTTTAG
- a CDS encoding response regulator, with the protein MSNSAQILVIDDEIQIRKLLEITLNSNDYKTIFAVNAKEGMAMAANHQPDLVILDLGLPDEDGQEVLKRLREWYSNPIIILTVKSTEDEIVKALDNGANDYLTKPFRTQELLARIRTALRNLVPNEKEPIILFGAVSIDLASRIVRLNNEILKLTTTEYNLLSIFIKNEGRVLTHQYLLKQVWGNSYADQTQYLRVFVAQLRKKIEEDPNRPKFIITESGVGYRFNTS; encoded by the coding sequence ATGAGTAATAGTGCCCAAATTTTAGTCATTGATGATGAAATTCAAATTAGAAAACTACTTGAAATCACCCTAAATTCTAATGATTACAAAACAATTTTTGCTGTAAATGCAAAAGAAGGAATGGCTATGGCGGCCAATCATCAACCCGATTTGGTTATTCTCGATTTGGGTTTGCCAGATGAAGACGGACAAGAAGTCTTGAAACGTTTACGCGAATGGTATAGTAACCCAATTATAATTTTAACGGTTAAAAGTACTGAAGATGAAATTGTGAAAGCGCTTGACAACGGAGCAAATGATTATTTGACCAAACCGTTTCGCACACAGGAATTATTAGCTAGGATTCGTACTGCTTTACGAAATTTGGTTCCAAACGAAAAAGAACCTATAATCTTGTTTGGTGCCGTTTCTATTGATTTGGCTTCTAGGATTGTGAGATTGAATAATGAAATTTTGAAACTCACAACGACCGAATACAATCTTCTTTCTATTTTTATAAAAAATGAAGGGAGAGTCTTAACCCATCAATATCTGCTGAAACAGGTTTGGGGAAACAGCTATGCCGACCAAACCCAATATTTACGTGTTTTTGTGGCACAACTGCGAAAAAAAATTGAAGAAGACCCAAACAGACCTAAGTTTATTATCACAGAATCGGGGGTAGGATACCGATTTAATACTAGTTAA
- a CDS encoding ATP-binding protein codes for MGSILDQVKIKNQYLISILSVGIVASLCLFTRDYLDYKIVGYILLVVVSVLSMFLAILPLLLSAVLSALILNFFFIQPYYTFHISDAEDSLLLVLFFIIALVNAVLTNKIRRAEKILQVKEIRVNTMKLYNALLDSLSHELRTPISTIMGAIDTIQSKSVHISEENKENLYAEIEKASLRLNHQVENLLNMSRLESGVVQAKLDWCDLEELIYNVLDHLKDDLQFHKVVVRTDENLPLFKLDYGLMQQIIFNLVFNAAQYTPKGAKIEIKVSYNVDVDFDYNPDKLFPCVITIADDGIGFPEDEIDKVFDKFYRLQNSKTGGTGLGLSIVKGFVEAQNGKVKLENREEGGSVFTLSFQTLTMNTKEISNE; via the coding sequence ATGGGTAGTATTTTGGATCAAGTTAAAATAAAAAATCAATATTTAATAAGCATATTATCTGTTGGTATAGTCGCTTCCTTGTGTTTGTTTACCCGAGATTATTTAGATTATAAAATTGTTGGTTATATTTTATTGGTGGTAGTTTCAGTACTGTCAATGTTTTTGGCTATATTACCATTACTTCTTAGCGCTGTTTTGAGTGCACTAATATTAAATTTTTTCTTCATTCAACCCTATTATACTTTTCATATTAGCGATGCCGAAGATTCATTGCTATTGGTGTTATTCTTTATTATTGCACTTGTAAACGCTGTTTTGACCAATAAAATTAGAAGAGCCGAAAAAATATTGCAGGTAAAGGAAATTAGAGTTAATACGATGAAACTTTACAATGCTTTACTCGATTCTTTATCGCATGAATTAAGAACTCCCATTTCGACAATTATGGGAGCTATCGATACCATTCAAAGTAAATCGGTACATATTTCTGAAGAAAATAAAGAAAATTTATATGCTGAAATTGAGAAAGCTTCTTTGAGATTGAATCACCAAGTAGAAAATTTATTGAATATGTCCCGTTTGGAATCTGGCGTAGTTCAAGCCAAATTGGATTGGTGTGACTTAGAAGAACTGATTTATAATGTTTTGGATCATTTAAAAGACGATTTACAGTTTCATAAAGTGGTGGTAAGAACTGATGAAAACTTACCGCTTTTTAAATTGGATTACGGTTTGATGCAACAGATTATTTTTAATTTGGTTTTTAATGCGGCTCAATATACACCAAAAGGGGCTAAAATAGAGATTAAAGTTTCTTATAACGTCGATGTCGATTTTGATTATAATCCCGATAAATTATTCCCTTGTGTGATTACCATTGCAGATGATGGAATTGGGTTTCCTGAAGATGAGATTGACAAAGTTTTTGATAAATTTTATCGCCTTCAAAATTCAAAAACTGGCGGAACTGGTTTAGGTTTGTCTATTGTAAAAGGATTTGTAGAAGCGCAAAACGGAAAAGTAAAACTCGAAAATAGAGAAGAAGGTGGTTCGGTTTTCACACTTAGTTTTCAAACCCTAACTATGAATACTAAAGAAATTTCAAATGAGTAA
- a CDS encoding ATP-binding protein, which yields MKIKTKLNLGVGLLFTMIIILVLVSGYYVFSIKKDTENILKANYNTLEYSRNMLLSLDEINTNEEKSIAVFETNLKYQIANITEVGEGKATTNLKENFNFLKNNRSDETVKSKIRQDIFEIMKVNMVAIKQKSDIAKRTAETANMWIAITGTLCFLIAFNLLVNLPNNIANPIKELTESIKEIANKNYSRRVDFMNHNEFGDLARSFNTMAKKLEEYHNSNLYKLSFEKKRLETLINNMHDPIIGLDNQGLILFVNDEALKIIGLKQEDVIGKSAITLALTNDLMKSLIVNDLQSNNQKALPMKIFADGKESYFEKENVTITIKPTGEDNEIAIGDVIILRNITVFKELDFAKTNFIATVSHELKTPISSIKLSLQLLENSQTGTMNEGQKQLIESIKEDSQRLLKITGELLELSQLETGNIQLNMEKSNPYKIVHYATEAVKVQAEQKQIELITEMDENLLYVKADTEKTAWVLINFLTNAITYSSEKSKIIVRLKTEKNTLVFQVIDAGRGIDSRYKAKVFDKYFQIPGSHKTGTGLGLAICKEFIEAQGGTIGVESELGLGSTFYFKLLSA from the coding sequence ATGAAAATTAAAACTAAATTGAACCTAGGAGTTGGATTGTTATTCACAATGATAATTATCCTAGTGTTAGTAAGCGGCTATTATGTTTTTTCTATAAAAAAAGACACCGAAAATATATTGAAAGCCAATTATAATACACTAGAATATTCTCGAAATATGCTGCTTTCATTGGATGAAATTAATACCAATGAAGAAAAATCGATTGCAGTATTTGAAACCAATCTCAAATATCAAATTGCAAACATCACCGAAGTAGGTGAGGGAAAAGCAACCACTAATTTAAAAGAAAATTTTAATTTTTTGAAAAATAACAGGTCTGATGAAACTGTGAAAAGCAAAATTCGTCAAGACATTTTCGAGATCATGAAAGTGAATATGGTTGCTATTAAGCAAAAAAGTGATATTGCCAAGCGCACTGCAGAAACAGCCAATATGTGGATTGCCATTACCGGAACACTTTGTTTTCTGATTGCATTTAATTTGTTGGTGAATTTGCCCAATAATATTGCCAATCCGATAAAAGAATTAACTGAAAGTATCAAAGAAATTGCCAATAAAAATTATTCCAGAAGAGTAGATTTTATGAACCATAATGAGTTTGGCGATTTGGCAAGATCCTTTAATACCATGGCCAAAAAACTAGAAGAATATCATAATAGTAATCTTTATAAATTATCTTTCGAAAAGAAACGTTTGGAGACTTTGATTAACAATATGCATGATCCAATAATAGGTTTGGATAATCAAGGTTTAATCCTTTTTGTAAATGATGAAGCTTTAAAGATTATTGGATTGAAACAGGAAGACGTAATCGGGAAAAGTGCAATAACTCTGGCATTGACAAATGATTTGATGAAATCGTTAATCGTAAATGATTTGCAAAGTAACAATCAAAAGGCACTTCCGATGAAGATTTTTGCAGATGGAAAAGAAAGTTATTTTGAAAAAGAGAATGTAACTATCACTATAAAACCGACTGGTGAAGACAACGAAATTGCTATTGGCGATGTAATCATTTTGAGAAATATAACCGTTTTTAAAGAACTGGATTTTGCCAAGACCAATTTTATAGCTACTGTTTCACACGAATTGAAAACGCCAATTTCGTCCATAAAATTAAGTTTGCAGTTGCTCGAAAATTCGCAAACAGGAACCATGAATGAAGGGCAAAAGCAATTGATAGAAAGTATTAAAGAAGACAGTCAGCGTTTGTTGAAAATTACTGGGGAATTGCTTGAATTATCACAATTAGAAACGGGAAATATTCAGTTGAATATGGAAAAAAGTAACCCGTATAAAATTGTGCATTATGCCACCGAAGCTGTAAAGGTTCAAGCGGAACAAAAGCAAATTGAATTGATTACCGAAATGGATGAAAATCTGCTGTATGTAAAAGCAGATACTGAGAAAACAGCTTGGGTTTTGATTAATTTTCTAACCAATGCAATTACCTATTCATCAGAAAAAAGCAAAATTATTGTACGTCTTAAAACCGAAAAAAATACTCTAGTTTTTCAAGTTATTGATGCAGGAAGGGGAATTGATAGCCGTTATAAAGCCAAAGTTTTCGACAAATATTTTCAAATACCCGGAAGTCATAAAACCGGAACAGGATTGGGACTGGCAATATGTAAAGAGTTCATTGAAGCTCAAGGCGGAACTATTGGTGTAGAAAGCGAGTTGGGATTGGGAAGTACTTTTTATTTCAAATTATTAAGTGCTTAA